A window from Hymenobacter volaticus encodes these proteins:
- a CDS encoding SusC/RagA family TonB-linked outer membrane protein — protein sequence MRKVLLSLPFTVVALAGHDVQAQTRTVTGQVQGTDGAGLPGVTVVAKGTSVGTATDGEGRYSLAVPASASTLVFSSVGFDSKEVAIGTQSTVNATLGSASTGLDEVVVVGYGTQSRRDLTGSVATIKGAEIANKPVQSFEQGLQGRASGVNITTPNGVLNNAPVIRIRGVNSITLSSSPLFVIDGIPAFSGNTSAVGSVPNNPLSNVNPSDIESVEVLKDASATAIYGSRAAGGVILVTTKRGKKGQSRISFDSWAGWSEPVRLFDVLNAEQYVDIKNEAVRNLNANRIALGQPGNNVEGFRLQQDANGNTVDTNWYDYIYRTGFSTSNTLNFSGGTEKTNYYTSIGYTNQKGMLEQNEFRRISARLNLDHKVFKNFTIGTRVGYSNSRNQSPNSGSTADQSFGTGGLGRLPLVLPPNVAARNPDGTYNTSGAGIGPGANLEPTSTATPTAALGVNYYNPLVDLENNYFISEGNEIQGSVYASWEIISGLTLRTTFGINNILFEDKAFNTSIAGDGFSTGGTADNFNRVNKRWNWQNTAQYDRTLGEKHNVSLLLGNEQQHTGIERWGARRTGVADPFVTNYQGTYTNISALGNLQSENYLLSYFGRLNYDFGKKYLASLNVRRDGYSAWAEKWGNFYGASLGYVLSEEDFWKNAPFATTFNFLKFTGSYGEVGNSQGVEDFASLFTYENSLYADNATLYFSNPGSPLLTWETSKKTDVGMTFGLLGDRITGDLAYYRNLVDGLILRVPQAPSKGLPGGAVPTDVANINNSTYLANVGSMRNTGIELNLKAIAIQKPNFTWTVSGNYTTLKNRVLSLATEGQRIATPTSLETVNFTEVGRSVGELLAVPSLGVNPENGRRMIQKADGTVAQYNHSGGGWTDVATGRATAAPNQLVDGVYFGPTLPKWYGGFDNTFQLGNFDLGIFIQYSGGNYLYNGTKSGLHDQRFWNNDVDILERWTETNTNAKWPRVVFGDNISNGSGLVMSSNIEKGDFARLRNITLGYNVKPSVLSRFNIASIRVYGQVQNAGLITNYTGIDPEISTNSTTGSNANTGAGVDRNSVGQARTYTVGFNIGF from the coding sequence ATGAGAAAAGTCTTACTCTCATTGCCTTTTACAGTAGTTGCGCTTGCCGGCCACGATGTGCAGGCTCAGACGCGCACTGTCACTGGGCAAGTACAAGGCACTGATGGTGCCGGGCTTCCAGGCGTCACAGTGGTTGCTAAAGGCACCTCTGTAGGCACTGCCACAGACGGTGAAGGCCGTTACAGCTTAGCTGTACCTGCTTCAGCCAGCACGTTGGTATTTTCTTCGGTTGGATTCGATTCCAAAGAGGTGGCGATAGGCACCCAGTCCACTGTCAATGCTACGCTTGGTTCAGCCTCTACGGGTCTTGACGAAGTGGTAGTAGTAGGTTACGGCACCCAATCCCGGCGCGATTTAACGGGCTCGGTGGCCACTATAAAAGGGGCTGAAATTGCTAATAAGCCAGTGCAAAGCTTTGAGCAGGGCTTGCAAGGCCGAGCATCGGGTGTAAACATCACAACCCCTAACGGGGTGCTCAACAATGCGCCTGTTATCCGGATACGCGGTGTGAACTCTATCACGCTTAGCTCATCGCCGCTGTTCGTTATCGACGGAATCCCTGCTTTCAGCGGTAACACGTCGGCAGTAGGTAGTGTGCCAAACAACCCACTGAGTAATGTTAACCCCAGCGATATAGAAAGTGTTGAAGTACTGAAGGATGCTTCTGCTACTGCTATTTATGGTTCGCGGGCGGCCGGTGGCGTTATTTTGGTAACCACCAAAAGAGGTAAGAAAGGCCAGAGTCGAATTTCGTTTGATTCGTGGGCTGGCTGGTCGGAGCCAGTGCGACTGTTCGATGTGCTCAACGCCGAACAGTATGTAGACATTAAAAATGAAGCTGTTCGCAACCTGAATGCCAACCGCATTGCCTTAGGGCAGCCGGGTAATAACGTAGAAGGCTTCCGGCTTCAGCAAGATGCCAATGGCAATACGGTTGACACAAACTGGTATGATTACATCTACCGGACGGGCTTTTCCACTTCCAACACGCTAAACTTCTCAGGCGGCACCGAAAAAACCAACTACTATACGTCGATAGGGTACACCAACCAGAAAGGCATGCTGGAGCAGAACGAGTTCCGGCGTATATCGGCGCGCCTCAACCTCGACCACAAAGTATTTAAGAATTTCACTATCGGTACCCGAGTAGGGTACTCCAACAGCCGTAACCAATCTCCTAACTCGGGTTCAACAGCTGATCAGTCTTTTGGAACAGGAGGTTTGGGTCGTTTGCCGCTCGTGCTACCGCCCAACGTGGCTGCCCGCAATCCCGATGGCACCTACAACACCAGTGGAGCAGGCATCGGACCAGGCGCCAACTTAGAACCTACTTCAACTGCGACGCCAACGGCAGCGCTGGGAGTTAACTATTACAACCCGCTCGTCGACCTCGAAAACAACTACTTTATCTCTGAAGGCAACGAAATTCAAGGCAGTGTATATGCCAGTTGGGAAATTATCTCCGGCCTGACGCTTCGCACCACCTTCGGCATCAACAACATCTTGTTCGAGGATAAGGCTTTCAATACGTCTATCGCGGGGGATGGATTTTCAACAGGAGGCACAGCTGATAATTTTAATCGAGTCAACAAGCGTTGGAACTGGCAGAACACAGCTCAGTACGACCGCACTCTTGGCGAGAAGCATAACGTTTCCTTATTGCTGGGCAACGAGCAACAGCATACTGGTATAGAACGATGGGGAGCTCGTCGGACAGGCGTAGCGGACCCATTCGTAACTAATTATCAAGGTACTTATACCAACATCTCAGCGCTGGGCAACTTGCAGAGCGAAAACTATTTGCTCTCTTACTTCGGTCGTTTGAACTACGATTTTGGCAAGAAATACCTAGCCTCCTTAAACGTTCGGCGCGACGGTTACTCAGCTTGGGCTGAAAAGTGGGGCAACTTCTATGGTGCGTCGTTGGGATATGTTTTATCGGAGGAAGATTTCTGGAAAAATGCTCCTTTCGCTACCACATTCAACTTTCTGAAGTTTACAGGCAGTTACGGCGAAGTTGGCAATAGCCAGGGTGTTGAAGACTTTGCATCGCTCTTCACCTACGAAAACAGCTTATATGCTGATAACGCCACCCTGTATTTCAGCAACCCTGGCAGCCCGCTGCTCACCTGGGAAACCAGCAAGAAAACCGATGTAGGTATGACATTCGGCTTGCTAGGAGACCGAATTACGGGTGATTTGGCTTACTATCGCAACCTGGTGGACGGTTTGATTCTACGTGTGCCCCAAGCTCCCTCAAAAGGCCTTCCAGGTGGTGCTGTTCCAACGGATGTTGCGAACATCAACAACAGCACGTACTTGGCCAACGTCGGCTCGATGCGTAATACTGGTATCGAACTGAATCTGAAAGCCATTGCTATTCAGAAGCCCAACTTCACCTGGACAGTAAGCGGCAACTACACTACGCTTAAAAACCGGGTATTGAGTTTGGCCACTGAAGGCCAACGTATTGCCACGCCTACCTCTTTGGAAACAGTCAACTTCACGGAAGTAGGTCGCTCGGTAGGTGAATTACTAGCAGTGCCTTCGTTGGGCGTAAACCCAGAAAATGGCCGGCGGATGATTCAGAAGGCAGACGGAACCGTGGCGCAATATAACCACTCTGGGGGCGGCTGGACAGACGTTGCCACTGGCCGGGCCACGGCAGCTCCCAACCAACTGGTCGACGGAGTGTACTTTGGCCCTACCCTTCCTAAGTGGTATGGAGGCTTCGATAACACGTTCCAACTCGGGAATTTCGACCTAGGAATTTTCATTCAGTATTCGGGCGGCAACTACCTCTACAACGGTACCAAATCTGGTTTGCACGATCAGCGCTTTTGGAACAACGATGTAGACATTTTGGAGCGTTGGACAGAAACTAACACCAACGCAAAATGGCCACGGGTGGTGTTTGGCGATAACATTTCCAATGGCTCGGGCCTAGTTATGTCGTCGAATATCGAGAAAGGCGACTTTGCCCGTTTGCGCAATATCACTCTGGGCTACAACGTGAAACCAAGTGTGCTGAGCCGGTTCAATATTGCCAGTATTCGTGTGTATGGTCAGGTGCAGAATGCAGGCCTGATTACGAATTACACAGGTATTGACCCAGAAATCTCCACCAACTCAACCACAGGCTCTAATGCCAACACGGGTGCCGGCGTCGACCGCAACTCGGTAGGACAGGCCCGGACTTACACGGTGGGTTTCAACATTGGTTTCTAA
- a CDS encoding 5-methylcytosine restriction system specificity protein McrC produces the protein MIPIQNLYYLLCYAWNRLPEQQELLATEAETFHRPLELLAHVLLIGTRRLLRQGLAVAYAEREEELAELRGRVQLAPSLSRDLLRRGRALCVYDELGFQTPFNQLLLGTLQQLSRSRALPSALRHELKLLLRRFPVGLLPLPLSSELLRTVHRLRPTGLPGFLLNVCELVYHSALPEPDTSGRLRFRDFRRDEQLMARLFEQFVRNFYRSEQQQFHVSSETIHWQVTTTTPEALNLLPAMITDTTLEAPHRKIILDTKYYKAALRLRYDQQKLISPHLYQLYAYLQNQPTAPGQALEGILLYPAAEQALDVRYTLGGYPVRIVTVDLAQPWRNIATALLELIA, from the coding sequence ATGATTCCGATTCAGAACCTTTACTACTTGCTTTGCTATGCCTGGAATCGGTTGCCGGAGCAGCAGGAGTTACTGGCAACAGAAGCCGAGACCTTCCACCGGCCGCTGGAGTTGCTGGCGCACGTGCTCCTGATAGGAACGCGGCGGTTATTGCGGCAGGGTTTAGCGGTGGCGTATGCCGAGCGGGAAGAAGAATTAGCAGAGCTACGGGGACGCGTGCAACTAGCACCTAGCCTTTCCCGTGACTTGTTGCGCCGTGGCCGGGCGTTGTGCGTCTATGACGAGCTAGGATTCCAGACGCCGTTTAATCAGTTACTGCTTGGCACCTTGCAGCAGCTTAGCCGTAGTCGTGCACTGCCCTCTGCGCTGCGCCATGAGCTTAAACTACTACTGCGCCGCTTTCCAGTGGGCTTGCTCCCGTTGCCGCTTTCTTCAGAGCTGTTGCGAACAGTGCACCGCTTACGTCCTACCGGGCTGCCAGGGTTCTTGCTGAATGTATGTGAACTGGTGTACCATAGCGCCCTCCCCGAACCCGATACCTCTGGCCGCCTTCGGTTCCGCGACTTCCGCCGCGACGAGCAGCTAATGGCACGTCTCTTCGAGCAGTTTGTGCGCAACTTCTACCGCTCAGAGCAACAACAGTTTCATGTATCCTCGGAGACCATTCACTGGCAGGTGACCACAACTACGCCCGAAGCACTGAACCTGCTCCCGGCCATGATTACGGATACCACGCTCGAAGCGCCTCACCGCAAAATCATCCTCGATACCAAGTACTACAAGGCGGCTTTGCGGCTGCGCTACGACCAGCAAAAGTTGATTTCGCCCCACCTCTACCAGCTTTATGCTTACCTGCAGAACCAACCTACTGCTCCTGGCCAAGCACTCGAGGGAATTTTGCTTTATCCAGCTGCTGAGCAGGCGCTTGATGTACGCTATACATTAGGCGGGTATCCCGTCCGCATCGTTACGGTGGACTTAGCACAGCCTTGGCGAAATATTGCTACTGCTCTGCTGGAGTTGATTGCCTAG
- a CDS encoding McrB family protein: protein MPPGRSTVGLSFGDGAAGSYLALPAGSATNRVLEQLDFTIATKRPTLENSSLLDGDVAAQDAMQELHTGITREKLPRKKGAPTQALEESAPVPDTSIAHEPIATYNLPSAQPYTRAQARQELFVSDELLDAALAALHRRRNLILQGPPGTGKTFLARRLAWLELGATDAGRIELIQFHPSYSYEDFVQGFRPDAQGTFRLQDGVLPAFCERAAADPERPYFLLIDELNRGNLSRIFGELLLLLEADKRGPAHAVRLPYTPADAPRFYMPGNVFVIGTMNLADRSLAPLDYALRRRFAFVELVPEFGVPLQEFLAAQQVPVPVIQRLVDRLTDLNLTIADDPELGPDFRIGHSYFCQPPPTLPLPTHGSAWYSSRK, encoded by the coding sequence ATGCCCCCGGGCCGTAGCACAGTTGGCTTATCGTTTGGCGATGGAGCAGCCGGAAGCTACTTGGCCCTGCCAGCCGGTTCCGCTACCAATCGGGTGCTGGAGCAGCTCGACTTCACTATTGCTACCAAGCGCCCAACGCTGGAAAACTCGTCTTTGCTCGACGGTGACGTGGCCGCGCAAGACGCTATGCAGGAGTTGCACACAGGCATTACTAGGGAAAAGCTTCCTCGAAAGAAAGGAGCGCCAACCCAGGCCCTAGAAGAGTCAGCACCAGTGCCTGATACAAGCATAGCGCATGAGCCGATTGCCACATACAATCTTCCGTCTGCTCAGCCTTATACCCGGGCGCAAGCGCGGCAAGAGCTGTTTGTTTCCGATGAATTGCTGGATGCCGCTTTGGCAGCTTTGCACCGCCGCCGTAACCTAATCTTGCAAGGCCCGCCAGGCACGGGCAAAACGTTTTTGGCTCGTCGGCTGGCGTGGCTGGAGCTTGGCGCTACCGATGCCGGCCGGATAGAACTCATCCAGTTTCACCCGAGCTATAGCTACGAAGACTTTGTGCAAGGCTTCCGGCCCGATGCGCAGGGTACGTTTCGACTACAGGATGGCGTGCTGCCTGCTTTCTGTGAGCGGGCCGCCGCGGATCCGGAGCGACCGTACTTTCTCTTGATAGATGAATTGAACCGCGGCAATCTGAGCCGCATTTTCGGAGAGCTGCTTTTGCTGCTGGAAGCCGACAAGCGCGGCCCCGCCCACGCCGTACGTCTGCCCTACACCCCCGCCGATGCGCCACGCTTCTACATGCCCGGCAACGTGTTCGTAATAGGCACCATGAACCTGGCCGACCGAAGCCTAGCGCCGCTAGATTACGCCTTACGCCGCCGCTTTGCCTTCGTGGAGTTAGTGCCCGAATTTGGGGTGCCGCTCCAGGAGTTTCTAGCGGCGCAGCAAGTACCGGTGCCCGTCATTCAACGCCTCGTTGACCGCCTCACCGACCTTAATCTCACTATTGCCGACGACCCGGAACTTGGGCCAGATTTCCGCATCGGCCATAGCTACTTCTGCCAGCCCCCACCGACCCTGCCGCTGCCGACTCATGGCTCAGCTTGGTATTCAAGCAGGAAATAG
- a CDS encoding helix-turn-helix domain-containing protein, producing the protein MFPIRLPALRERPDDIEPLMRHFLERFTKQMGKPVRGLRERDLRALRQYNWPGNVRELEHVLEQAVIVSEGPFLEFAGFSAARTPTIAPDTSGSLKTLKELERDHILAALRRTGGRVSGPTGAALLLDINPKTLEARMKKLGIQRMVGVAE; encoded by the coding sequence GTGTTTCCTATCCGCCTGCCCGCCCTGCGCGAGCGGCCCGACGACATCGAACCGCTGATGCGGCACTTTTTGGAGCGCTTCACCAAGCAGATGGGCAAACCCGTGCGAGGCTTGCGCGAACGGGATTTGCGCGCCCTGCGTCAATACAACTGGCCCGGCAATGTGCGTGAGCTAGAGCACGTGCTCGAACAAGCCGTGATTGTAAGTGAAGGACCATTTTTAGAATTCGCTGGCTTTTCGGCTGCGCGTACCCCAACCATTGCACCCGACACAAGCGGCTCGCTCAAGACCCTAAAGGAGCTAGAGCGTGACCATATTCTGGCGGCCCTGCGCCGCACTGGAGGCCGGGTGAGTGGCCCCACCGGTGCGGCCCTGCTCCTCGACATCAACCCCAAAACCTTGGAAGCACGCATGAAAAAGTTGGGTATTCAGCGCATGGTGGGTGTGGCTGAGTGA
- a CDS encoding TolC family protein has product MLSRSTLTVPLLTVGLLAGASTARAQVVADSLSLSGTIQAVLDANPAITSLEEEVNAATSRVTQSRGGFLPQVTGTATYTRIDPVVKLQLTPDAPVFQLAPNNNYDAHITLQYGLLDFGRKEATTNLAESRRLTAADNIAVTRRDLAYSAVQAYYNILFVRESIKVQDEQIASLLQHQREMEKRVQGGVSTKFDVTTTQVRITQAQNTKIDLENQLRNQQVQLARLLHKPEYLNVPVRGALTYQPQAVDLNASLAQAIEKRPEVKLARDAENTANLNLKLIERANTPTLGVGAQLGGKNGYLPNLDKIRPNSVGVVQLSVPIYDGNKNKNQRVEALANIRGTQARIQDTQEQIRSDVRQATNNIQSGTSRYDNSLVQIAQATDALTRAKARYRYDVGTNLDVLDAETSLAQARLARLQAIYNYTLGQYQLKRAIGEQIW; this is encoded by the coding sequence ATGCTTTCCCGATCAACTCTTACCGTTCCGCTTTTAACAGTTGGCTTGCTTGCTGGAGCTTCTACGGCTCGTGCGCAAGTAGTGGCCGACTCCCTATCACTAAGCGGCACTATTCAAGCCGTTCTTGATGCTAACCCGGCTATCACTTCCTTGGAAGAAGAAGTGAATGCCGCTACCAGCCGCGTAACCCAGAGCCGCGGCGGCTTCTTGCCCCAGGTGACGGGTACGGCTACTTATACGCGCATCGACCCCGTGGTGAAGCTACAGCTTACCCCAGATGCGCCAGTGTTTCAATTGGCTCCCAACAACAACTACGACGCCCATATCACGCTGCAATACGGTTTATTGGACTTCGGCAGAAAGGAGGCAACCACCAACCTAGCCGAAAGCCGCCGCCTCACTGCCGCTGACAACATCGCAGTTACTCGTCGCGATCTAGCTTATTCGGCCGTGCAAGCCTACTACAACATCCTTTTCGTGCGCGAAAGCATTAAGGTGCAAGACGAGCAGATTGCTTCGTTGCTACAGCACCAGCGCGAAATGGAAAAGCGGGTGCAAGGAGGTGTTAGCACCAAGTTTGACGTGACAACCACACAGGTGCGCATCACGCAGGCCCAAAACACCAAAATTGACCTCGAAAACCAGTTGCGCAACCAGCAAGTGCAACTAGCTCGGTTGCTGCACAAGCCTGAGTACCTGAACGTACCCGTACGCGGCGCCCTGACGTATCAGCCTCAGGCCGTTGATTTGAACGCTTCTTTGGCCCAGGCTATCGAGAAACGTCCGGAGGTGAAGCTCGCCCGCGACGCCGAAAACACGGCCAACCTCAACCTGAAGTTGATTGAGCGTGCCAATACGCCTACGCTCGGCGTTGGGGCTCAGCTTGGTGGCAAAAACGGCTACCTGCCAAACCTCGACAAGATTCGCCCGAACTCGGTGGGTGTGGTGCAGCTTTCGGTGCCTATCTACGACGGCAATAAAAACAAAAACCAACGGGTGGAAGCCTTGGCTAACATCCGGGGTACTCAGGCCCGCATACAGGATACGCAAGAGCAAATCCGCTCCGACGTACGCCAAGCAACCAACAACATACAGTCGGGTACTTCTCGCTACGACAACTCCCTAGTACAGATTGCGCAGGCTACCGACGCGCTTACCCGCGCCAAGGCCCGCTACCGCTATGATGTAGGTACCAACCTCGATGTGCTCGACGCTGAAACCTCGCTGGCGCAGGCCCGCTTGGCACGCCTGCAAGCCATCTACAATTACACTCTCGGTCAGTACCAGCTTAAGCGCGCAATTGGCGAGCAGATATGGTAA
- a CDS encoding universal stress protein, with the protein MTLSTILCPIDFSEATGPLVAYAATLAAGTDAALLLLHVLEPQPMLAGPSDLDLAQQLARYHASAEAAGARVNTTIVPGADAALEIVEEARRHSADIIVIGAHGRTGLSRFLMGSTAEVVVRTAPCVTLLVKSPVESGAYRKSA; encoded by the coding sequence ATGACTCTTTCCACCATTCTTTGTCCGATAGATTTTTCGGAGGCGACGGGGCCGTTGGTGGCGTATGCAGCGACATTAGCAGCCGGAACTGACGCTGCCTTGCTGCTGCTGCATGTGTTGGAGCCACAGCCTATGCTGGCGGGGCCTTCCGACCTCGACCTTGCGCAGCAGCTTGCGCGCTACCATGCCAGTGCGGAGGCAGCAGGCGCCCGGGTCAATACAACCATTGTGCCCGGGGCGGATGCGGCCCTTGAGATAGTAGAAGAAGCACGCCGCCACTCCGCCGATATAATTGTTATCGGGGCGCACGGCCGCACAGGCCTCAGCCGCTTTTTGATGGGCAGCACGGCCGAGGTAGTCGTACGGACGGCCCCTTGCGTGACGCTGCTCGTGAAGTCGCCGGTTGAGTCCGGTGCGTATCGCAAATCAGCATAA
- a CDS encoding HlyD family secretion protein codes for MATIIQQNPAVAPNSHAAPTPEPVEVQPEGRSKRPIIFIVLALVLLVGGYFGWQRYQFAQTHEETDDAQVEGDVYPIIPRVGGPVLEVKVQDNQQVKKGDVLVTIDPADYQQRVNAAEAALVAAQANVVAARAAVRTAQAGVGSSQATIGVSEASRTRLEKDLKRSEFLRKEDIIPQSEYDAVQANLRATSAQRATAQQQVQVARQQVAAAEQQVAVAQAVVKQRQADLDNAKLQLSYSTITAPGNGVVSKKNVQPGQVVGPGQQLMGLVASEQTWVIANFKETQLGEMREGQPVTVEVDAYPGREFEGKIQSLSAATGARFALLPPDNASGNFVKVTQRVPVKIVLNEVDPEHPLRAGMSVVATVKVK; via the coding sequence ATGGCAACCATCATTCAACAAAATCCGGCCGTAGCTCCTAACTCTCACGCTGCTCCAACCCCGGAGCCGGTAGAAGTGCAGCCGGAAGGTCGTTCTAAGCGCCCGATTATCTTTATTGTGCTGGCGCTGGTACTGCTCGTTGGCGGCTACTTCGGCTGGCAGCGGTATCAGTTTGCGCAAACCCACGAAGAAACCGACGATGCCCAGGTAGAAGGCGATGTATACCCCATCATCCCGCGCGTAGGTGGTCCCGTGCTGGAAGTGAAAGTGCAAGACAACCAGCAGGTAAAGAAAGGCGACGTACTCGTTACAATTGACCCAGCTGACTATCAGCAACGCGTGAATGCCGCCGAGGCAGCGCTAGTAGCCGCCCAAGCCAACGTAGTAGCCGCTCGTGCTGCCGTACGCACTGCCCAAGCTGGTGTAGGTAGCTCGCAAGCCACCATTGGGGTGAGTGAAGCTTCTCGCACCCGCCTAGAAAAAGATTTGAAGCGCAGCGAATTCCTGCGGAAAGAAGACATCATTCCGCAAAGTGAGTACGATGCCGTGCAAGCCAACCTACGAGCCACTAGCGCGCAGCGCGCCACCGCGCAGCAGCAAGTGCAAGTAGCCCGGCAGCAAGTAGCCGCCGCCGAGCAGCAAGTAGCCGTAGCGCAAGCCGTAGTGAAACAGCGTCAAGCGGATCTCGACAATGCCAAATTGCAGTTGAGCTACTCCACCATCACGGCGCCCGGCAACGGTGTAGTGAGCAAGAAAAACGTGCAGCCCGGCCAAGTAGTAGGCCCAGGTCAGCAGTTGATGGGCCTTGTAGCCAGCGAGCAGACGTGGGTGATTGCTAACTTCAAGGAAACCCAGCTCGGGGAGATGCGCGAAGGCCAGCCCGTTACGGTTGAAGTGGACGCGTATCCCGGCCGTGAGTTCGAAGGTAAAATACAGTCGCTCTCGGCTGCTACCGGTGCCCGTTTCGCCTTGCTGCCCCCCGACAACGCTTCCGGCAACTTCGTGAAAGTAACGCAGCGTGTACCCGTCAAAATCGTGCTCAACGAAGTAGACCCCGAGCACCCTCTCCGCGCCGGTATGAGCGTGGTAGCAACGGTGAAGGTGAAGTAA